One part of the Pannonibacter sp. XCT-53 genome encodes these proteins:
- a CDS encoding cold-shock protein, translating into MGGKAAQDPRLIEAMADDVAVDLIEVAGTIKWFDIAKGYGFIVPDNGLPDILLHVTCLRRDGFQTAYEGARVVCEVLDKPRGLQAFRILSMDESTAVHPSQLPPSRTHVQVVPETGFERATVKWFNRVKGFGFLTQGEGSEDIFIHMETLRRFGLTELRPGQDVLVRFGMGPKGRMAAEIRPVGTGTHIPASH; encoded by the coding sequence ATGGGGGGTAAAGCGGCACAGGATCCCCGATTGATCGAGGCGATGGCGGATGATGTCGCCGTCGATCTGATCGAGGTCGCGGGGACCATCAAATGGTTCGACATCGCCAAGGGCTACGGTTTCATCGTGCCCGACAACGGCCTGCCGGACATCCTGCTTCACGTTACGTGCCTGCGCCGCGACGGCTTCCAGACCGCCTATGAAGGCGCCCGGGTGGTGTGCGAGGTGCTCGACAAGCCGCGCGGGCTCCAGGCCTTCCGCATCCTGTCGATGGACGAATCGACGGCCGTGCATCCCTCGCAGCTCCCGCCGTCCCGGACCCATGTGCAGGTCGTGCCCGAAACGGGGTTCGAGCGCGCAACGGTCAAGTGGTTCAACCGGGTCAAGGGCTTCGGCTTCCTGACCCAGGGCGAGGGCTCCGAGGACATCTTCATCCACATGGAGACGCTCCGCCGCTTCGGGCTCACCGAGCTGCGCCCGGGCCAGGACGTGCTCGTGCGCTTCGGCATGGGGCCCAAGGGGCGCATGGCGGCCGAGATCCGTCCGGTCGGCACCGGAACCCACATTCCCGCCTCGCACTGA